Proteins found in one Canis aureus isolate CA01 chromosome 19, VMU_Caureus_v.1.0, whole genome shotgun sequence genomic segment:
- the CAV3 gene encoding caveolin-3, whose product MMAEEHTDLEAQIVKDIHFKEIDLVNRDPKNINEDIVKVDFEDVIAEPVGTYSFDGVWKVSYTTFTVSKYWCYRLLSTLLGVPLALLWGFLFACISFCHIWAVVPCIKSYLIEIQCISHIYSLCIRTFCNPLFAALGQICSNIKVMLRKEV is encoded by the exons ATGATGGCCGAAGAGCACACAGACCTGGAGGCCCAGATCGTCAAGGACATCCACTTCAAGGAGATCGACCTGGTGAACCGAGACCCCAAGAACATCAACGAGGACATAGTGAAG GTGGATTTCGAAGACGTGATCGCAGAGCCTGTGGGCACGTACAGTTTTGACGGCGTGTGGAAAGTGAGCTACACCACCTTCACCGTCTCCAAGTACTGGTGCTACCGCCTGCTGTCCACGCTGCTGGGGGTCCCGCTGGCCCTGCTCTGGGGCTTCCTGTTCGCCTGCATCTCTTTCTGCCACATCTGGGCGGTGGTGCCATGCATTAAGAGCTACCTGATTGAGATCCAGTGCATCAGCCACATCTACTCCCTCTGCATCCGTACCTTCTGCAACCCGCTCTTTGCCGCCCTGGGCCAGATCTGCAGCAACATCAAGGTGATGCTGCGGAAGGAAGTGTAA